From the Candidatus Saccharimonadaceae bacterium ML1 genome, one window contains:
- a CDS encoding DUF4367 domain-containing protein, translated as MNKKVSINGTIYDAETGKILRAERSADVQDATSRRAVDIHARPQRSQTLQRRYVNKTKSINGIKACAKPAAHATPSTAPRVAPRITTQPQIQPHPTIQKHRTVKRTPQAITDPRVAHFAKATPARAQTRAPAQQAPDIAPMQHAMVQAVEQKRQANAAEQARVALPSHVIKQQAIESATKQMKPRSERKEIKQPKKYSKFRQFVSTASVALAVMLLGAYFTYLNMPALSTRVAAVQAGINATYPGYQPAGYTLNGPVAYDKGSVTMKFASNGSSETFTLAQTKSNWDSSAVLENYVKPAAGRKYSTATINGLTIYTYNSNAAWVNGGILYTVQGSAQLAPDQIERLAASL; from the coding sequence ATGAACAAAAAAGTAAGCATCAATGGAACAATCTACGACGCCGAAACCGGCAAAATCCTGCGCGCCGAACGCAGTGCGGACGTACAGGATGCGACGTCGCGGCGTGCGGTTGATATTCATGCCCGCCCACAACGCTCGCAAACACTACAGCGCCGCTACGTCAATAAAACCAAATCAATCAACGGCATAAAAGCGTGCGCCAAACCTGCTGCGCACGCTACACCGTCAACAGCACCCAGAGTCGCACCGCGCATAACAACACAACCGCAAATACAGCCGCATCCGACAATCCAGAAGCATCGCACCGTGAAACGCACGCCGCAAGCAATCACAGACCCGCGCGTCGCGCACTTTGCAAAAGCGACACCCGCACGCGCACAGACCAGGGCGCCAGCGCAGCAAGCGCCCGACATTGCACCGATGCAGCACGCGATGGTACAAGCAGTTGAGCAAAAGCGCCAAGCGAACGCCGCCGAACAAGCGCGCGTCGCACTGCCGTCCCACGTCATCAAACAGCAAGCGATTGAGTCTGCCACCAAGCAGATGAAACCGCGCTCCGAGCGCAAAGAAATTAAGCAGCCGAAAAAATATTCAAAATTCCGCCAATTCGTCAGCACGGCAAGCGTCGCACTCGCCGTTATGCTGCTTGGCGCGTATTTTACGTATTTGAACATGCCGGCGCTCAGCACGCGCGTCGCCGCCGTGCAAGCGGGAATCAATGCTACATACCCGGGCTATCAACCGGCAGGCTATACGTTAAATGGACCCGTTGCGTACGATAAAGGTAGCGTCACAATGAAGTTCGCGTCAAACGGCAGCAGCGAGACATTCACGCTTGCGCAGACTAAATCAAACTGGGACTCAAGCGCTGTGCTCGAAAATTACGTCAAACCGGCCGCTGGCCGCAAATACAGCACCGCCACCATCAACGGCTTAACGATTTATACCTACAATAGCAACGCTGCATGGGTAAACGGCGGCATATTATACACCGTACAAGGCAGCGCACAGCTCGCACCAGATCAAATAGAGCGGCTGGCGGCGAGTCTATAG
- a CDS encoding PEGA domain-containing protein, protein MYEHDSKRKLRLRLTFTYAVMILTTLGLVVVALFIALGYRYNQFDGRFEQGGMIQFNSRPSGAEIQLDTVKLSNRTATRITATAGNHAVMVSRDGYKPWQKQATVKPGAVLWLNYVRLVPTDPKIETAATYGSIASVMASFDRSRFAVIENDMQPTVTFSRVHDANVEHSSVTVPADKITTPSAAGSSRFSLAGWDYANKRVLVLHTYDDGKTEYLLVPKDSGDPARNISTEFGISIAEFQYDPTDSNIAYVLTTNHDVRRLNLSTSTLSGPLVTNASSLVVAYNGWIGYATHPDASGIRTVGYVSKDKLTAKTVQTFTNMSGRSLSYTIANYYNELYQLVVAGDSATVYRAELPGSDSTDAIKSKTIAKLSLAKDVAFAGFSPREQRFVYIQNGRDIVTYDLELSSIATVAPSAALNTKIGWLDDFHLLSTADGTIEFMDYDGTNMQTLARGASHAATLLAGNDKFFYYFTRDETAGTVRLMRLSLTTE, encoded by the coding sequence ATGTATGAGCATGATTCTAAACGCAAATTACGTCTGAGACTAACATTTACTTACGCAGTGATGATCTTGACGACGCTTGGGCTTGTCGTGGTGGCGTTGTTTATCGCGCTTGGCTATCGCTACAATCAGTTTGACGGACGATTTGAACAAGGCGGTATGATTCAGTTTAATTCGCGCCCGAGCGGCGCCGAAATCCAGCTGGATACAGTTAAACTGTCGAACCGTACGGCGACGCGGATCACCGCAACAGCTGGCAACCACGCTGTTATGGTGTCGCGCGATGGTTATAAGCCCTGGCAAAAGCAAGCTACGGTTAAGCCGGGCGCGGTGTTGTGGCTCAATTACGTACGGCTCGTGCCAACCGACCCGAAGATTGAGACTGCGGCGACATATGGTAGTATCGCGAGTGTCATGGCGAGTTTCGACCGCTCGCGTTTCGCAGTAATTGAGAACGACATGCAGCCGACCGTCACTTTCTCGCGCGTACATGATGCCAACGTTGAGCACAGCTCGGTAACAGTGCCGGCTGATAAAATCACTACGCCAAGCGCTGCCGGTTCAAGCCGCTTCTCGCTCGCCGGCTGGGATTATGCGAATAAACGCGTGCTTGTATTGCATACATACGATGATGGTAAAACTGAATATTTGCTTGTGCCAAAAGACAGCGGCGATCCTGCGCGCAATATTTCTACCGAATTTGGTATTTCGATCGCCGAATTTCAGTACGATCCGACCGACAGTAACATCGCTTACGTTCTCACGACGAATCACGATGTTCGCCGCTTGAACTTATCAACGTCCACGTTGTCTGGTCCGCTTGTAACAAATGCAAGCTCGCTCGTCGTAGCGTACAACGGCTGGATTGGCTATGCCACGCATCCTGACGCCAGCGGCATCCGCACCGTTGGCTATGTGTCGAAAGATAAGCTTACTGCCAAAACGGTGCAGACATTTACGAATATGTCCGGCCGCAGTCTTAGCTATACGATCGCGAATTATTATAATGAGCTTTACCAGCTGGTTGTGGCGGGCGACAGCGCGACCGTATATCGCGCCGAGCTGCCAGGCAGCGATTCCACAGACGCCATCAAAAGCAAGACGATTGCGAAATTATCGCTTGCAAAAGACGTCGCATTCGCTGGTTTCTCGCCGCGTGAGCAGCGGTTCGTTTACATCCAGAACGGGCGCGACATCGTGACGTATGACTTGGAGTTGTCATCGATTGCTACCGTAGCTCCGTCTGCGGCGCTCAATACTAAAATCGGCTGGCTTGACGATTTCCACCTGCTGAGTACAGCGGACGGCACGATTGAGTTTATGGATTACGACGGCACGAATATGCAAACACTTGCCCGCGGTGCAAGCCATGCCGCGACATTGCTTGCCGGCAATGATAAATTTTTCTACTATTTCACGCGCGATGAAACTGCCGGTACGGTGCGTCTAATGCGATTGTCGCTGACGACGGAATAG
- a CDS encoding Sortase, whose amino-acid sequence MNDDRSSLSVPSRQSADADISVSDNPAQKQAAANIVRGQIDTIYQNDPHATGAAPSTSTPSATSKPANQPTAAHYGYAQSTGTVAQTQATPQQRIAPGPGAVNTREDNPYSRTLSHDSPLKTQDSSWQKYHTAWQSYYQQYYERYYTSQVAAAKKSLNDQAEVHRTAAEKLRAVENTEALTPNEAIDDLRGSLRQKIRKRAAKVRKSRHFVPIMAALGVLLVFLFLQYNRVLFAYVEAYVAPGAMDPESIIVSSNAETPVSADPKLIIPKIAVDEPIVWDADASSQDSLNAAMTRGVVWFNIQGANARPGERGNFVVSGHSANDWLDSGNHKFVFARLERMAAGDVVYVNYNSKRYTYKITRTQVVKPTDVSALQIGSDKPYITLITCVPLGTALNRLLVFGEQISPSPDEAAASTETTKPAAKTNSAKKMPANSPTFIERLFGVGAR is encoded by the coding sequence ATGAACGATGATCGGTCCTCGTTATCGGTGCCGTCGCGGCAGTCTGCGGACGCCGATATTAGTGTTTCTGACAATCCTGCACAGAAGCAGGCGGCGGCAAACATTGTTCGCGGACAGATTGACACAATCTACCAGAATGATCCGCACGCAACTGGCGCCGCACCAAGTACATCAACACCATCAGCGACATCAAAGCCGGCAAACCAGCCCACAGCCGCACACTACGGTTATGCCCAGTCAACCGGTACCGTCGCACAAACACAGGCGACACCGCAGCAGCGCATCGCGCCGGGGCCAGGCGCAGTCAATACGCGCGAAGATAATCCATACAGCCGCACGCTCAGCCACGATTCGCCGCTCAAAACCCAAGACAGTTCGTGGCAAAAGTATCACACCGCTTGGCAATCGTACTATCAACAATACTACGAGCGGTATTACACTTCACAGGTAGCAGCTGCCAAAAAATCACTCAACGACCAAGCAGAGGTCCACCGTACCGCCGCCGAAAAACTCCGCGCGGTCGAAAACACAGAGGCGCTCACGCCGAATGAAGCAATCGACGACTTGCGCGGTTCGCTGCGGCAAAAAATCAGAAAACGCGCGGCAAAAGTACGCAAGAGCCGCCATTTCGTGCCAATCATGGCGGCGCTCGGCGTATTGCTCGTATTTTTGTTCTTGCAATACAACCGCGTCTTATTTGCATACGTCGAGGCGTACGTTGCGCCAGGCGCGATGGATCCAGAATCGATCATCGTATCGTCGAACGCAGAGACGCCCGTATCCGCCGACCCAAAGCTTATTATTCCAAAAATCGCTGTAGACGAACCGATCGTCTGGGACGCTGATGCATCCAGCCAAGACTCGCTCAATGCTGCTATGACGCGCGGCGTAGTGTGGTTTAATATACAAGGCGCAAACGCCCGCCCAGGCGAGCGCGGCAATTTCGTCGTGTCGGGGCACTCTGCAAACGATTGGCTTGATAGCGGCAATCATAAATTCGTCTTCGCGCGGCTTGAACGAATGGCAGCCGGCGATGTCGTCTATGTCAATTACAACAGCAAACGCTACACGTACAAAATCACACGCACGCAGGTCGTCAAACCGACCGATGTGAGCGCGCTCCAAATCGGCAGCGACAAGCCGTATATCACGCTCATTACGTGCGTACCGCTCGGCACGGCGCTCAACCGGCTACTGGTGTTTGGCGAGCAAATTAGTCCGAGTCCAGACGAAGCGGCAGCATCCACAGAGACAACCAAACCGGCAGCTAAAACCAACTCTGCCAAGAAGATGCCTGCAAACTCGCCGACATTTATTGAACGGTTGTTTGGTGTTGGTGCGCGCTAG
- a CDS encoding PKD domain-containing protein, which yields MINLKKVLIGAVASVAVAAGIWYALPAHAVCDGYINVVKCGTPTHQSLKDTYYGSSHMKTLYNRYYINDSMINGTGMKTGTVYKDGRVVVDGKTVATGARTIQSNTRHPGSSYGTDTVDGHTYYKFNVQNSFVYDHFEVFAWFDSYGKFIAAVIKDCGNPVWAVAVFEYKNIQVCDLTTNKIVTIKENEFNSKRHSKNINDCKQIQVCDLASYKIVTIKEKEFNSKKHSKNVNDCKKIQVCELSSSTIVTIRESEFDSKKHSKNLSDCEKMQVCELKTGNIITIKQSEFSQEKHSKDLSDCENVKVCRIKDKSIVTVKKSDLNDEYTTDMSKCETPTTPPTTPNELPHTGLGSMVAPLVGLGSLAAVATAYVMSRRQLQ from the coding sequence ATGATAAATCTAAAGAAAGTTCTTATCGGAGCGGTTGCGAGCGTCGCGGTTGCTGCCGGTATCTGGTATGCGTTGCCGGCACATGCTGTCTGCGACGGATATATCAACGTTGTAAAGTGTGGTACGCCAACGCATCAGTCGTTGAAAGACACGTACTATGGTAGCAGCCACATGAAGACGCTTTACAACCGATACTATATTAATGACAGCATGATTAACGGTACTGGCATGAAAACAGGTACGGTTTATAAAGACGGTCGTGTTGTCGTTGACGGCAAGACAGTCGCAACAGGTGCGCGCACAATTCAGAGTAATACGCGTCATCCAGGTTCGTCGTATGGCACAGATACAGTTGATGGTCATACGTATTACAAATTTAATGTGCAAAATAGCTTCGTCTACGATCACTTTGAAGTGTTCGCGTGGTTTGACAGCTATGGTAAATTCATTGCTGCAGTGATTAAGGATTGTGGAAATCCAGTGTGGGCAGTAGCAGTCTTTGAATACAAGAACATCCAAGTCTGCGACCTGACGACGAACAAGATTGTTACGATTAAGGAAAACGAGTTTAATAGCAAACGCCATTCGAAAAACATCAACGACTGTAAGCAGATCCAAGTCTGCGACCTGGCGAGCTACAAAATCGTTACGATCAAAGAGAAGGAATTTAATAGCAAGAAGCACTCAAAGAACGTGAATGATTGTAAGAAAATTCAGGTCTGTGAGCTTAGCAGCAGCACGATTGTCACGATCCGCGAAAGCGAATTCGACAGTAAAAAGCATTCAAAGAACTTGTCGGACTGCGAAAAGATGCAAGTCTGTGAACTGAAAACTGGCAACATCATCACTATCAAACAAAGCGAGTTTAGCCAGGAGAAGCACTCAAAAGATTTGTCAGACTGCGAGAATGTGAAGGTTTGCCGCATCAAAGACAAATCAATCGTGACAGTCAAGAAGAGCGATTTGAACGACGAATATACGACTGATATGTCAAAGTGCGAGACGCCGACAACTCCGCCGACTACACCGAACGAATTGCCGCACACTGGTTTGGGCAGCATGGTCGCTCCGCTGGTTGGACTGGGCAGCCTAGCCGCCGTCGCTACCGCGTACGTCATGAGCCGTCGCCAACTGCAATAA
- a CDS encoding YjeF N-terminal domain-containing protein, which translates to MGYDYWRKQNPAKPLFPDIEWAKPEQRAQRGRLGIVGGNKLGFAGIAEAYQTALSTGAGEVRVVLPDALKRSIPPAMTDVIFAPSNPSGSLARGAINELRALSSWSTGLLLAGDAGRNSETAIVYSDLLSTYDGPLVVTRDAVDLVRNDAEAIATRPRTVLVLSFAQLQKLFRELYYPKILTFNVPLMQLVEALHKFTITYPLTIATLHRDTLIIAHGGEVVTTDWRDPMRIWRGKTAARAAAYLLWTPSQPLEAVATSVAAHNP; encoded by the coding sequence ATGGGATACGATTATTGGCGCAAACAAAACCCAGCGAAGCCGCTGTTTCCCGACATTGAATGGGCAAAACCAGAGCAGCGAGCGCAGCGCGGGCGCCTAGGAATTGTTGGCGGCAATAAACTCGGCTTCGCGGGCATTGCCGAAGCATACCAAACCGCGCTAAGCACCGGAGCAGGGGAAGTTCGCGTCGTACTACCAGACGCGCTGAAACGCTCAATTCCGCCCGCCATGACCGATGTCATCTTTGCGCCAAGCAATCCAAGCGGCAGTTTAGCCCGCGGCGCTATTAACGAACTGCGCGCGCTCAGCAGCTGGAGCACAGGACTGCTACTCGCAGGCGATGCGGGGCGCAATAGCGAAACTGCTATTGTCTACAGCGATCTCCTTAGCACATACGACGGTCCGCTCGTTGTCACGCGCGACGCAGTCGACCTCGTGCGCAACGACGCTGAAGCAATCGCCACACGTCCGCGCACAGTGCTCGTACTGAGTTTTGCGCAGCTGCAAAAATTATTCCGCGAATTGTATTATCCCAAGATTCTGACATTTAACGTTCCCTTGATGCAGCTGGTTGAAGCGCTGCATAAATTTACCATCACATACCCGCTAACGATCGCGACACTGCACCGCGATACGCTCATCATTGCGCACGGCGGCGAAGTTGTGACGACTGATTGGCGCGACCCGATGCGCATATGGCGGGGCAAAACCGCAGCGCGCGCCGCCGCATATCTACTATGGACACCGAGCCAGCCGCTTGAGGCTGTTGCAACAAGTGTCGCCGCCCATAATCCGTAA
- the xth gene encoding exodeoxyribonuclease III, translated as MKLKLFSWNVNGIRAVINKGEFARFISTYDPDIVCLQETKASRSQVEIDLPEYTEHFYSAAKKGYSGTAIFSKTPARCYRDGFPNGIVQRFQLTGDRYGDPNDEGRIIAAEFDDFWLVTCYTPNSKGDLSRLNLRQRWDAACLAYLQELETGQYGTTKPILYCGDMNVAYADIDLANSKSNAGKHGFTNEERAGFQAYLDARFIDVFRAAHPHEANAYTWWTHWANARARNVGWRIDYWLASAAIAPRVQNPTIHAEQMGSDHCPVSVEFA; from the coding sequence ATGAAGCTGAAACTCTTCTCTTGGAACGTCAATGGTATCCGCGCCGTCATCAACAAAGGCGAGTTTGCACGGTTCATTAGCACGTACGACCCCGACATCGTCTGCTTGCAAGAGACGAAAGCATCGCGCAGCCAAGTAGAAATTGACCTGCCTGAGTACACTGAGCACTTCTACTCGGCGGCAAAAAAAGGCTATTCAGGCACAGCGATTTTCTCAAAAACGCCGGCGCGCTGCTACCGCGACGGCTTTCCGAACGGCATCGTCCAGCGATTTCAGCTAACAGGCGACCGCTACGGCGATCCGAACGACGAAGGGCGCATTATCGCCGCAGAATTTGACGATTTTTGGCTTGTAACGTGCTATACGCCAAATTCCAAAGGCGATTTGAGCCGGCTGAACCTGCGCCAGCGCTGGGACGCTGCATGTCTCGCATATCTGCAAGAATTGGAGACGGGGCAATATGGCACCACTAAACCGATCTTGTACTGCGGCGATATGAATGTAGCATACGCCGATATTGACCTTGCAAATTCAAAATCAAACGCCGGCAAGCATGGTTTCACCAACGAAGAGCGCGCCGGTTTTCAAGCGTATCTTGACGCTAGGTTTATTGACGTCTTCCGCGCCGCCCACCCGCATGAAGCGAACGCTTACACTTGGTGGACACATTGGGCGAACGCCCGGGCGCGCAACGTCGGCTGGCGAATTGACTACTGGCTGGCATCTGCCGCAATTGCGCCGCGCGTGCAAAACCCAACAATTCACGCCGAACAAATGGGCAGCGACCACTGCCCGGTGAGTGTTGAATTTGCATAG
- the cmk gene encoding Cytidylate kinase has product MANPLPKLVTFDGDARSGKGTIVSLVKDYVRDELFLPVMLIDAGQVFRVLVVMMQEYGVDLDDPAAIDAFLADKRNEDACVRRVKFVYHLPRADRDALLYTPEISANSVKIGARPRSQAFKDALLRKWLRDAREEGVEIVLLDGRALGEVGEELARAGLCEHVLDLFFVCDPVVSAQRTLGMMPRPYAELNADDRARVDDQAAQITARNRADRTRSVQPVVPPAGALTYPVGELPTVLPPRDPCPAAIIDRSIELPRETMALPVIRLVETYCLPPAS; this is encoded by the coding sequence ATGGCCAATCCACTCCCCAAGCTGGTAACGTTCGACGGCGATGCGCGCAGCGGCAAAGGTACGATTGTGAGTTTGGTAAAAGATTACGTGCGCGATGAGTTATTTTTGCCTGTTATGCTGATTGATGCGGGGCAAGTCTTTCGCGTGCTCGTAGTGATGATGCAGGAATACGGCGTAGATTTGGACGATCCGGCAGCAATTGATGCATTTCTTGCCGATAAGCGTAACGAAGACGCTTGCGTGCGCCGCGTGAAATTCGTGTATCATCTGCCGCGAGCAGACCGCGATGCGTTGCTCTACACGCCGGAAATCAGCGCGAACAGCGTAAAAATTGGTGCTCGTCCGCGCAGCCAAGCGTTCAAAGATGCGCTGTTGCGCAAATGGCTGCGCGATGCGCGCGAGGAGGGCGTGGAGATCGTGCTGCTGGACGGGCGCGCGCTTGGCGAAGTCGGCGAAGAGCTTGCCCGCGCCGGATTGTGCGAGCATGTGCTTGATTTGTTTTTCGTGTGTGACCCAGTAGTAAGCGCCCAACGTACGCTTGGTATGATGCCGCGTCCGTACGCCGAGTTAAATGCCGATGATCGCGCCCGCGTTGATGACCAGGCGGCGCAAATCACCGCCCGCAACCGCGCCGATCGTACGCGCTCAGTACAGCCGGTCGTGCCGCCTGCTGGCGCACTCACCTACCCTGTGGGCGAGCTGCCAACGGTGCTCCCGCCGCGTGACCCTTGTCCTGCTGCTATTATTGATCGCAGTATAGAATTACCGCGCGAAACTATGGCGCTGCCGGTTATTAGGTTAGTAGAGACATACTGCCTGCCACCTGCGTCCTGA